From one Sylvia atricapilla isolate bSylAtr1 chromosome 17, bSylAtr1.pri, whole genome shotgun sequence genomic stretch:
- the GAL3ST1 gene encoding galactosylceramide sulfotransferase, with translation MLWHGKPWKSMCKGLVLGTLLTSFMLLLYSYVVPPLQVSVTEIPVPFSCSSHLSPVQAPSLSNSTGSASGWSCRPKLNVMFMKTHKTASSTILNILFRFGEKHRLKFAFPNGRNDFYYPSFFERSQVQHYRPGVCFNIICNHMRFHYEEVRKLLPPDTTFVTVLRDPAYLFESSFHYFGPIIPLTWKITGEDKLDEFLRDPQHYYDPNGFNAHYLQNLLFFDFGYDSSMDANSPLVEEHIQEIDRRFHLVMLLEYFDESLVLLKDLLCWQLEDVLYFKLNARKGSTVSRLTPELYKQATAWNLIDAKLYRYFNATFWRKVEAYGRERMARDVAELQRENEKMTSICIDGGHAVDASAIQESSMQPWQPLGEKTILGYNLKKKISKKHQKLCRKMLTPEIQYLTDLGANLWITKLWSYVRDFLKW, from the coding sequence GATCCCCGtgcccttctcctgctcctcccacctGTCTCCCGTCCAGGCTCCGTCCCTGTCCAACAGCACGGGCAGTGCCTCGGGCTGGAGCTGCCGGCCCAAGCTCAACGTCATGTTCATGAAGACCCACAAGACGGCCAGCAGCACCATCCTCAACATCCTCTTCCGCTTCGGGGAGAAGCATCGCCTGAAATTCGCCTTCCCCAACGGCCGCAATGACTTCTACTACCCGTCCTTCTTCGAGCGCAGCCAGGTGCAGCACTACCGGCCCGGGGTGTGCTTCAACATCATCTGCAACCACATGCGCTTCCACTACGAGGAGGTGCGCAAGCTCCTGCCGCCCGACACCACCTTCGTGACGGTGCTGCGGGACCCCGCCTACCTCTTCGAGTCCTCCTTCCACTACTTTGGGCCCATCATCCCCCTCACCTGGAAGATCACAGGGGAGGATAAGCTGGACGAGTTCCTCCGGGACCCCCAGCACTACTACGACCCCAACGGGTTCAACGCTCACTACCTCCAAAACCTGCTGTTCTTCGACTTCGGCTACGACAGCAGCATGGACGCCAACAGCCCGCTGGTGGAGGAGCACATCCAGGAGATCGACCGCCGCTTCCACCTCGTCATGTTGCTCGAGTACTTTGATGAGTCGCTGGTGCTGCTCAAGGACCTGCTGTGTTGGCAGCTGGAGGACGTCCTCTACTTCAAGCTCAACGCCCGCAAGGGCTCCACCGTGTCCCGGTTGACCCCTGAGTTGTACAAGCAGGCGACTGCCTGGAACCTCATCGACGCCAAGCTCTACCGCTACTTCAATGCCACCTTTTGGCGCAAGGTGGAGGCCTACGGGAGGGAGAGGATGGCCAGGGACGTGGCcgagctgcagagggagaacGAGAAGATGACCAGCATCTGCATCGACGGGGGACACGCTGTGGATGCCAGCGCCATCCAGGAGTCCTCCatgcagccctggcagcccctgggggagAAGACCATCCTGGGGTACAACTTGAAGAAGAAGATCAGCAAGAAGCACCAGAAGCTGTGCCGCAAGATGCTGACGCCTGAAATACAGTACCTGACTGACCTGGGGGCCAACCTCTGGATCACCAAGCTGTGGAGCTACGTGCGGGACTTCCTCAAGTGGTAG
- the LOC136368707 gene encoding uncharacterized protein isoform X1 has product MELCLLVLVCGAVLEVAGTTMVPVASEPPGHMVTAPVMSSGMRTGRVPAHPHSEEPIMNFTLRLLDEDSSATPEKLPVFSPGSMIHLEASVHFSPSISMKIHVDQCYTTTMEQPGHSRRVFMVVNSRGCLHGEKLENVSVQHQRGGSVLQLSILAPMLEGEPEEEQQVYVHCLLMARARGRDTRSCFYSHTTASWHNAEDPVQSTPCHCCDTGCPAADTLRGDMAGTKAFPGEGSLHRETAGPVLVQKEKVPWYKALCRTVKRLLLAGLALVGSAVLVVTVLGGLLALALTPWRPGRPRRGQQPPRQRCPFQAELQSVVGALVLRETEKQGKMGPEPLSHQ; this is encoded by the exons atggagctgtgcttgTTGGTGCtggtgtgtggggctgtgctggaggtggCAG GGACCACCATGGTTCCTGTTGCCTCAGAGCCTCCTGGTCACATGGTGACAGCTCCAGTGATGTCCTCAGGCATGAGGACAGGGAGGGTTCCTGCTCACCCCCATTCTGAGGAGCCCATCATGAACTTCACCCTGAGGCTCCTGGATG AGGATTCCAGTGCCACTCCAGAGAAGCTGCCAGTGTTCAGCCCCGGCTCTATGATCCACCTGGAGGCCAGTGTCCACTTCAGTCCCAGCATCTCCATGAAGATCCACGTGGATCAGTGCTACACAACCACCATGGAGCAGCCAGGACACTCCAGGAGGGTCTTCATGGTGGTGAACAGCCGTGG ATGCCTGCACGGGGAGAAGTTGGAGAATGTGTCTGTCCAGCACCAGAGAGGGGGGTCTGTCCTCCAGCTCTCCATCTTGGCCCCCATGCTGGAGGGAGAGCCCGAGGAAGAGCAG CAGGTCTATGTGCACTGCCTGCTGATGGCACGGGCACGAGGACGTGACACCAGGTCCTGCTTCTACAGCCACACCACGGCCAG CTGGCACAATGCAGAGGACCCTGTCCAGAGTACCCCATGccactgctgtgacactggtTGCCCCGCTGCTGACACCCTCCGTGGAGACATGGCAGGTACCAAGG CATTCCCAGGAGAGGGGTCTCTCCACCGTGAGACAGCAGGACCAGTGTTGGTGCAAAAGGAGAAGGTGCCATGGTACAAAG cactgtgccGGACAGTGAAGAGgctcctgctggctgggctggccctggtgggcagtgctgtgctggtggtCACCGTGCTGGgggggctgctggcactggcccTGACCCCCTGGCGCCCAGGCAGACCCCGGCGGGGACAGCAGCCACCCAGGCAGAGATGTCCcttccaggctgagctgcagagcgTGGTGGGGGCCCTGGTCCTTAGGGAGACAGAGAAACAGGGCAAGATGGGACCAGAGCCTCTTTCTCACCAATAA
- the LOC136368707 gene encoding uncharacterized protein isoform X2: MELCLLVLVCGAVLEVAGTTMVPVASEPPGHMVTAPVMSSGMRTGRVPAHPHSEEPIMNFTLRLLDEDSSATPEKLPVFSPGSMIHLEASVHFSPSISMKIHVDQCYTTTMEQPGHSRRVFMVVNSRGCLHGEKLENVSVQHQRGGSVLQLSILAPMLEGEPEEEQVYVHCLLMARARGRDTRSCFYSHTTASWHNAEDPVQSTPCHCCDTGCPAADTLRGDMAGTKAFPGEGSLHRETAGPVLVQKEKVPWYKALCRTVKRLLLAGLALVGSAVLVVTVLGGLLALALTPWRPGRPRRGQQPPRQRCPFQAELQSVVGALVLRETEKQGKMGPEPLSHQ; this comes from the exons atggagctgtgcttgTTGGTGCtggtgtgtggggctgtgctggaggtggCAG GGACCACCATGGTTCCTGTTGCCTCAGAGCCTCCTGGTCACATGGTGACAGCTCCAGTGATGTCCTCAGGCATGAGGACAGGGAGGGTTCCTGCTCACCCCCATTCTGAGGAGCCCATCATGAACTTCACCCTGAGGCTCCTGGATG AGGATTCCAGTGCCACTCCAGAGAAGCTGCCAGTGTTCAGCCCCGGCTCTATGATCCACCTGGAGGCCAGTGTCCACTTCAGTCCCAGCATCTCCATGAAGATCCACGTGGATCAGTGCTACACAACCACCATGGAGCAGCCAGGACACTCCAGGAGGGTCTTCATGGTGGTGAACAGCCGTGG ATGCCTGCACGGGGAGAAGTTGGAGAATGTGTCTGTCCAGCACCAGAGAGGGGGGTCTGTCCTCCAGCTCTCCATCTTGGCCCCCATGCTGGAGGGAGAGCCCGAGGAAGAGCAG GTCTATGTGCACTGCCTGCTGATGGCACGGGCACGAGGACGTGACACCAGGTCCTGCTTCTACAGCCACACCACGGCCAG CTGGCACAATGCAGAGGACCCTGTCCAGAGTACCCCATGccactgctgtgacactggtTGCCCCGCTGCTGACACCCTCCGTGGAGACATGGCAGGTACCAAGG CATTCCCAGGAGAGGGGTCTCTCCACCGTGAGACAGCAGGACCAGTGTTGGTGCAAAAGGAGAAGGTGCCATGGTACAAAG cactgtgccGGACAGTGAAGAGgctcctgctggctgggctggccctggtgggcagtgctgtgctggtggtCACCGTGCTGGgggggctgctggcactggcccTGACCCCCTGGCGCCCAGGCAGACCCCGGCGGGGACAGCAGCCACCCAGGCAGAGATGTCCcttccaggctgagctgcagagcgTGGTGGGGGCCCTGGTCCTTAGGGAGACAGAGAAACAGGGCAAGATGGGACCAGAGCCTCTTTCTCACCAATAA
- the LOC136368707 gene encoding uncharacterized protein isoform X3, whose protein sequence is MELCLLVLVCGAVLEVAGTTMVPVASEPPGHMVTAPVMSSGMRTGRVPAHPHSEEPIMNFTLRLLDEDSSATPEKLPVFSPGSMIHLEASVHFSPSISMKIHVDQCYTTTMEQPGHSRRVFMVVNSRGCLHGEKLENVSVQHQRGGSVLQLSILAPMLEGEPEEEQQVYVHCLLMARARGRDTRSCFYSHTTASWHNAEDPVQSTPCHCCDTGCPAADTLRGDMAAFPGEGSLHRETAGPVLVQKEKVPWYKALCRTVKRLLLAGLALVGSAVLVVTVLGGLLALALTPWRPGRPRRGQQPPRQRCPFQAELQSVVGALVLRETEKQGKMGPEPLSHQ, encoded by the exons atggagctgtgcttgTTGGTGCtggtgtgtggggctgtgctggaggtggCAG GGACCACCATGGTTCCTGTTGCCTCAGAGCCTCCTGGTCACATGGTGACAGCTCCAGTGATGTCCTCAGGCATGAGGACAGGGAGGGTTCCTGCTCACCCCCATTCTGAGGAGCCCATCATGAACTTCACCCTGAGGCTCCTGGATG AGGATTCCAGTGCCACTCCAGAGAAGCTGCCAGTGTTCAGCCCCGGCTCTATGATCCACCTGGAGGCCAGTGTCCACTTCAGTCCCAGCATCTCCATGAAGATCCACGTGGATCAGTGCTACACAACCACCATGGAGCAGCCAGGACACTCCAGGAGGGTCTTCATGGTGGTGAACAGCCGTGG ATGCCTGCACGGGGAGAAGTTGGAGAATGTGTCTGTCCAGCACCAGAGAGGGGGGTCTGTCCTCCAGCTCTCCATCTTGGCCCCCATGCTGGAGGGAGAGCCCGAGGAAGAGCAG CAGGTCTATGTGCACTGCCTGCTGATGGCACGGGCACGAGGACGTGACACCAGGTCCTGCTTCTACAGCCACACCACGGCCAG CTGGCACAATGCAGAGGACCCTGTCCAGAGTACCCCATGccactgctgtgacactggtTGCCCCGCTGCTGACACCCTCCGTGGAGACATGGCAG CATTCCCAGGAGAGGGGTCTCTCCACCGTGAGACAGCAGGACCAGTGTTGGTGCAAAAGGAGAAGGTGCCATGGTACAAAG cactgtgccGGACAGTGAAGAGgctcctgctggctgggctggccctggtgggcagtgctgtgctggtggtCACCGTGCTGGgggggctgctggcactggcccTGACCCCCTGGCGCCCAGGCAGACCCCGGCGGGGACAGCAGCCACCCAGGCAGAGATGTCCcttccaggctgagctgcagagcgTGGTGGGGGCCCTGGTCCTTAGGGAGACAGAGAAACAGGGCAAGATGGGACCAGAGCCTCTTTCTCACCAATAA
- the MTFP1 gene encoding mitochondrial fission process protein 1, whose translation MGQKEPDLYRDTWVRYLGYANEVGESFRPLVPVPVVWASYGVATAYVTADAIDKGRKAATAHPQDPTRVGVAVVDTFVWQSLASVAIPGFTINRLCAASLALLGSLTRWPLPVRRWTTTALGLAAIPLIITPIDRTVDFLMDSSLRKLYRTPGEPPTSH comes from the exons ATGGGGCAGAAGGAGCCCGACCTGTACCGGGACACGTGGGTCCGATACCTGG GTTATGCCAACGAGGTGGGCGAGTCCTTCCGCCCACTGGTGCCAGTGCCGGTGGTGTGGGCCAGCTACGGCGTGGCCACCGCCTACGTGACCGCAGACGCTATCGACAAGGGTCGGAAAGCTGCCACC GCCCACCCACAGGACCCCACACGTGTGGGGGTGGCCGTGGTGGACACCTTCGTATGGCAGAGCCTGGCCTCGGTGGCCATCCCCGGCTTCACCATCAACCGGCTCTGTGCGGCCTcgctggccctgctgggctccctcACTCGCTGGCCCTTGCCCGTGCGCCGCTGgaccaccactgccctggggctggctgccATCCCCCTCATCATCACCCCCATTGACAG GACTGTGGATTTCCTGATGGATTCCAGCCTCCGCAAGCTTTACAGGACACCAGGAGAGCCCCCGACATCCCACTga
- the SEC14L2 gene encoding SEC14-like protein 2, with amino-acid sequence MSGRVGDLSPRQAEVLAQFREKLQDVLPSLPSQDDYFLLKWLRARSFDLPKAEAMLRKHIEVRKHMDADNIIAWEPPEVIRKYMSGGLCGYDREGSPVWYEIIGPLDAKGLLFSASKQDLIKNKFRDCEVLRRECDQQSEKLGKKVEMVMMVYDCEGLGLKHLWKPAVDTYGEILAMFEENYPESLKHLFIVKAPKIFPVAYNLVKHFLSEDTRKKVVVLGSNWKEVLQKYIDPTQIPVEYGGTLTDPDGDPKCSSKINYGGDVPQHYYVRDQLAQKYEHSVVVNRGSSHQVEYEILFPGCVLRWQFRSEGADIGFGVYLKTKVGERQRAGDMTEVLPNQRYNAHMVPEDGSLTCSTAGIYVLRFDNTYSFLHSKKVSYSVEVLLPDTASAQQIQGESPNHSP; translated from the exons ATGAGCGGCCGCGTCGGGGACCTGAGCCCGCGGCAGGCGGAGGTGCTggcccag TTCCGGGAGAAGCTGCAGGACGTGCTGCCCTCCCTACCCTCCCAGGACGACTATTTCCTCCTGAAATGGCTTCGAG CGCGCTCCTTCGACCTGCCCAAGGCAGAGGCAATGCTCCGCAAG cacatcgAGGTCCGCAAGCACATGGATGCAGACAACATTATCGCCTGGGAGCCACCTGAG GTGATTCGGAAGTACATGTCTGGCGGGCTGTGCGGCTACGACCGGGAGGGCAGCCCGGTGTGGTACGAGATCATCGGGCCGCTGGACGCCAAGGGGCTGCTGTTCTCCGCCTCCAAGCAGGACCTGATCAAGAACAAGTTCCGGGACTGTGAAGTGCTCCGGCGCGAGTGTGACCAGCAGAGTGAAAAG CTGGGCAAGAAGGTTGAGATGGTGATGATGGTGTACGACTGTGAGGGCCTGGGCCTGAAGCACCTCTGGAAGCCAGCTGTGGACACATATGGGGAG ATCCTGGCCATGTTCGAGGAGAATTACCCTGAGTCCCTCAAACACCTCTTTATTGTGAAGG ctcccAAGATTTTCCCCGTGGCCTACAACCTGGTCAAGCACTTCCTGAGTGAGGACACACGCAAGAAGGTCGTGGTGCTGGGAT CCAACTGGAAGGAAGTCCTGCAGAAGTACATTGACCCCACACAGATCCCGGTGGAGTACGGGGGGACACTGACAGACCCTGACGGGGACCCCAAGTGTTCCAGCAAG ATAAACTATGGGGGGGACGTGCCCCAGCATTACTACGTGCGGGACCAGCTGGCGCAGAAGTACGAACACTCGGTCGTGGTCAACCGGGGCTCGTCCCACCAGGTCGAGTACGAGATCCTCTTCCCCGGCTGCGTCCTCAG gtgGCAGTTCCGCTCCGAAGGCGCCGACATCGGCTTCGGGGTGTACCTGAAGACCAAAGTCGGGGAGCGGCAGCGGGCGGGCGACATGACCGAGGTGCTCCCCAACCAGCGCTACAACGCACACATGGTGCCCGAGGATGGCTCCCTCACCTGCTCCACAGCCGGCATTT ATGTCCTGCGCTTCGACAACACCTACAGCTTCCTCCACTCCAAGAAGGTGAGCTACAGcgtggaggtgctgctgcccgACACCGCCTCTGCCCAGCAGATCCAGGGGGAGTCCCCGAACCACAGCCCCTGA
- the RNF215 gene encoding RING finger protein 215, which translates to MAAVRAALLAPLLALGRAGSGPATPARVEVAVAEPGRRGPDGDGAGSGAGSAAAVPGGSYTLRGAVLGAGGGRAGPGRGGPRGEREEMEIQGRLVLVGDVEPELGAADSWIGVVPVGTEEPAEGPRGAKEESFTTAVVTKMKRALVLGASALLILALNQNAIHELDVSQLLAKPVIVIQSSDNVTRLLGALLRGLRATAKITYQAVLLENLGVTLTLWSTCGLSRGGLYGEWQGVICPGESSSQVQKYLQQLWNTILLISLLLCTGVMVQAQRQSRQDLSEQDAELDLKQHTRRRLLALKTRRYHPRKAPRSRACEIDSCAVCLDQFHKSQWLRVLPCSHEFHRDCVDPWLLLQQTCPLCKRNILGNCCTES; encoded by the exons ATGGCGGCGGTGCGGGCGGCGCTGCTCGCCCCGCTGCTGgcgctgggccgggccgggtcGGGCCCCGCGACCCCCGCGCGGGTCGAGGTGGCGGTGGCGGagccggggcggcgggggccggaCGGAGACGGggccggcagcggggccggcagcgcggccgcggTGCCCGGCGGCTCGTACACGCTGCGCGGGGCCGTGCTGGGAgcggggggcggccgggccgggccgggccggggcggcccGCGGGGGGAGCGGGAGGAGATGGAGATCCAAGGCCGCCTGGTGCTG GTGGGCGACGTGGAGCCGGAGCTGGGTGCTGCCGACAGCTGGATCGGGGTGGTGCCTGTGGGCACTGAGGAGCCGGCCGAGGGTCCCCGGGGGGCCAAGGAAGAGTCCTTCACCACTGCTGTTGTCACCAAG atgAAGCGAGCCCTGGTGCTGGGGGCCTCGGCGCTGCTCATCCTGGCGCTGAACCAGAACGCCATCCATGAG CTGGACGTGTCGCAGCTGCTCGCCAAGCCCGTCATCGTCATCCAGTCCTCGGACAATGTcaccaggctgctgggagcGCTGCTGCG TGGACTCCGGGCTACGGCAAAGATCACGtaccaggcagtgctgctggagaaccTG GGAGTGACCCTCACGCTGTGGTCCACCTGTGGCCTGTCCCGAGGGGGCCTCTATGGGGAGTGGCAGGGGGTCATCTGCCCCGGGGAGAGCAGCTCGCAGGTCCAG AAgtacctgcagcagctgtggaacACCATCCTGCTgatctccctgctgctgtgcaccGGTGTCATGGTGCAGGCCCAGCGCCAGTCGCGGCAGGACCTGTCAGAGCAGGATGCCGAg CTGGACCTGAAGCAGCACACCCGGCGGCGGCTGTTGGCGCTGAAAACCCGGCGCTACCATCCCAGGAAGGCACCCCGGAGCCGGGCGTGCGAGATCGACAGCTGTGCTGTCTGCCTGGACCAGTTCCACAAGAGCCAG tggctgcgggtgctgccctgctcccatgAGTTCCACCGGGACTGTGTGGatccctggctcctgctgcagcagaccTGCCCTCTCTGCAAGCGCAACATCTTGG GGAACTGCTGCACGGAGAGCTAG